Proteins encoded in a region of the Streptomyces sp. NBC_00310 genome:
- a CDS encoding Rne/Rng family ribonuclease, whose protein sequence is MPESIESAEPAQGSEHNTPSDTLPPRRRRRAASRPAGPPSAASEEAAETTAPAIPAAEFEDLAAAEPDEAVETGVIGEVAPAAEEAETSTAVEDAAPAGRTRRRATRRASAPAGAPKDAEAVEVVETVAPVAEPPAVAAEVPAAVEEPAPAARTRRRATRRASAPTGAPKAAEDVAAESSAVAAPEAAAESTAVAAAPAAVEEAAPAGRTRRRATRRAAAPAGEAEAAEVVEAPAEVVETAPAAVQETAPVEEAAEEAAPRRTRRRATRRAAAPAGAPEGEAAEERAAESVVAETVAAPAVQAPDADAEATSAEAAQATAAAGDEAEAEDAGPRRTRRRATRKAAVGFSAPAAPVAEDAPSRPSRPAVAVFQAPVFTEPMFQTPERAAQAAADAVAETEEVEEVEEVVTPETPDFVGSAEEENTGGSRRRRRRRGEPAETEQPVAAAVVTDEPEEPEEPEEGTEDTEGDEFGEEESTGSRRRRRRGGRRRRRGESADADDAAEGDDLTAERAAQDTEDTAEQADEDAEDEADDREDSGSGSSSSRRRRRRRRRAGDSGPETEAPAASDDPERTVVKVREPRERRAKDTEPSDEVQSIKGSTRLEAKKQRRREGREQGRRRVPIITEAEFLARREAVERVMVVRQSGERTQIGVLEDNVLVEHYVNKEQSTSYVGNVYLGKVQNVLPSMEAAFIDIGKGRNAVLYAGEVNFEALGMAHGPRRIESALKSGQSVLVQVTKDPIGHKGARLTSQVSLPGRYLVYVPEGSMTGISRKLPDTERARLKTILKKIVPEDAGVIVRTAAEGASEDELRRDVERLQAQWGDIQKKAKNGGSSSAPSLLYGEPDMTVRVVRDIFNEDFTKVIVSGEDAWETIHGYVAHVAPDLADRLQKWTSEVDVFATYRIDEQLMKALDRKVWLPSGGSLVIDKTEAMIVVDVNTGKFTGQGGNLEETVTRNNLEAAEEIVRQLRLRDLGGIVVIDFIDMVLESNRDLVLRRLLECLGRDRTKHQVAEVTSLGLVQMTRKRVGQGLLESFSETCVHCNGRGVIVHMDQPTAAGGGGKRRKRGRGGAEHDHELVTEVAEPVESAELVEAEVAAEVAEPVALPAPEYEPDEELYSSVAEAEAAVGRGRSRRRATRRASAPSGAPKSREAVATTVSEDRAPKSREAAEAEPVAVEDPVVEMPAAAPSAEDAAPQGRTRRRATRKVSAPAGAPAGTAADEAVVTVTEPVAEPVVETVVEPVAEPVAEQAAQPEAVVAESAAPARPRRRAVRKATAPTASAEAAVVVVPSASAVDVAEAPVEESAPVAEETEAEAPAKKTAARKTAKKATAKKAATKKTAAAKKTVAKKVTAKKAATKKTAAKKSTVAAEQSSATVTASADES, encoded by the coding sequence ATGCCCGAATCGATCGAATCCGCAGAGCCCGCGCAGGGCTCCGAACACAACACGCCGAGCGACACCCTGCCGCCGCGCCGTCGTCGCCGTGCCGCGTCCCGCCCCGCGGGACCGCCGTCCGCCGCCTCCGAAGAGGCCGCGGAGACCACCGCGCCGGCCATACCGGCCGCCGAGTTCGAGGACCTCGCGGCCGCCGAGCCGGACGAGGCCGTCGAGACCGGTGTGATCGGTGAGGTCGCACCGGCTGCCGAAGAGGCTGAGACCTCCACTGCCGTCGAGGATGCCGCACCCGCCGGGCGTACGCGCCGTCGCGCGACCCGCCGGGCCTCCGCGCCCGCCGGTGCGCCCAAGGACGCGGAAGCCGTCGAGGTCGTGGAGACCGTGGCACCGGTCGCCGAGCCCCCCGCCGTCGCCGCCGAAGTGCCCGCCGCCGTCGAGGAGCCGGCGCCCGCCGCTCGTACACGCCGTCGCGCGACCCGTAGGGCGTCCGCTCCTACCGGTGCGCCCAAGGCCGCCGAGGATGTCGCCGCCGAGAGTTCCGCCGTGGCCGCGCCCGAGGCCGCCGCCGAGTCCACCGCCGTCGCCGCAGCGCCCGCCGCTGTCGAGGAGGCCGCGCCCGCCGGGCGTACGCGTCGCCGTGCCACGCGCAGGGCCGCCGCCCCCGCCGGTGAGGCGGAGGCCGCCGAGGTCGTGGAGGCTCCGGCGGAGGTCGTGGAGACCGCGCCCGCCGCGGTCCAGGAGACCGCGCCCGTCGAGGAGGCGGCCGAGGAGGCCGCACCGCGTCGGACGCGTCGTCGTGCCACGCGCCGGGCGGCCGCGCCCGCCGGCGCGCCCGAGGGCGAGGCCGCCGAGGAGCGCGCGGCCGAGTCCGTCGTCGCCGAGACCGTGGCGGCGCCGGCCGTTCAGGCACCCGACGCCGACGCCGAGGCCACGTCCGCCGAGGCCGCTCAGGCGACCGCGGCTGCCGGGGACGAGGCCGAGGCGGAGGACGCCGGACCCCGTCGGACCCGTCGCCGGGCCACGCGCAAGGCCGCCGTCGGGTTCTCGGCGCCTGCCGCGCCGGTCGCGGAGGACGCGCCGTCGCGGCCGTCGCGGCCCGCCGTGGCCGTGTTCCAGGCGCCGGTGTTCACCGAGCCGATGTTCCAGACGCCGGAGCGGGCCGCGCAGGCCGCCGCCGATGCGGTGGCCGAGACCGAGGAGGTCGAGGAGGTCGAGGAGGTCGTGACCCCCGAGACCCCCGACTTCGTCGGGTCCGCCGAGGAGGAGAACACCGGCGGGTCGCGGCGTCGCCGTCGTCGTCGGGGTGAGCCCGCCGAGACGGAGCAGCCCGTGGCCGCCGCCGTGGTGACCGACGAGCCGGAGGAGCCCGAGGAGCCCGAGGAGGGCACCGAGGACACCGAGGGTGACGAGTTCGGCGAGGAGGAGTCCACCGGGTCGCGGCGTCGCCGTCGCCGGGGTGGCCGCCGTCGTCGCCGGGGCGAGTCGGCCGACGCCGACGACGCCGCCGAGGGTGACGACCTCACCGCCGAGCGGGCCGCTCAGGACACCGAGGACACCGCCGAGCAGGCGGACGAGGACGCCGAGGACGAGGCCGACGACCGCGAGGACTCCGGTTCGGGCTCCAGCAGCAGCCGTCGTCGCCGTCGCCGTCGTCGTCGCGCCGGAGACTCCGGCCCCGAGACCGAGGCCCCGGCCGCCTCCGACGACCCCGAGCGCACGGTCGTCAAGGTCCGTGAGCCGCGCGAGCGGCGCGCCAAGGACACCGAGCCGTCCGACGAGGTGCAGTCCATCAAGGGCTCGACCCGTCTGGAGGCCAAGAAGCAGCGCCGCCGGGAAGGCCGTGAGCAGGGGCGCCGTCGCGTCCCGATCATCACCGAGGCCGAGTTCCTCGCCCGCCGCGAGGCCGTCGAGCGCGTCATGGTCGTCCGCCAGAGCGGCGAGCGCACCCAGATCGGCGTCCTGGAAGACAACGTGCTCGTCGAGCACTACGTCAACAAGGAGCAGTCGACCTCGTACGTCGGCAACGTCTACCTCGGCAAGGTGCAGAACGTGCTGCCGTCGATGGAGGCCGCCTTCATCGACATCGGCAAGGGGCGCAACGCGGTCCTCTACGCCGGTGAGGTCAACTTCGAGGCGCTCGGCATGGCCCACGGGCCGCGCCGTATCGAGTCGGCCCTGAAGTCCGGGCAGTCCGTGCTCGTCCAGGTCACCAAGGACCCGATCGGGCACAAGGGCGCGCGTCTGACCAGCCAGGTCTCGCTGCCGGGCCGCTACCTGGTCTACGTCCCCGAGGGGTCGATGACCGGTATCAGCCGCAAGCTGCCCGACACCGAGCGGGCGCGCCTGAAGACCATCCTCAAGAAGATCGTCCCCGAGGACGCGGGCGTCATCGTGCGCACCGCCGCCGAGGGCGCGAGCGAGGACGAGCTGCGCCGTGACGTCGAGCGACTGCAGGCGCAGTGGGGGGACATCCAGAAGAAGGCCAAGAACGGCGGCAGCTCAAGTGCGCCTTCGCTGCTGTACGGCGAGCCGGACATGACCGTCCGCGTCGTCCGCGACATCTTCAACGAGGACTTCACCAAGGTCATCGTCAGCGGCGAGGACGCGTGGGAGACCATCCACGGATACGTCGCGCACGTCGCGCCCGACCTGGCGGACCGCCTGCAGAAGTGGACCTCCGAGGTCGACGTCTTCGCGACGTACCGCATCGACGAGCAGCTGATGAAGGCGCTGGACCGCAAGGTGTGGCTGCCCAGCGGTGGTTCGCTGGTGATCGACAAGACCGAGGCCATGATCGTGGTCGACGTCAACACCGGAAAGTTCACCGGCCAGGGCGGCAACCTGGAGGAGACGGTCACCAGGAACAACCTGGAGGCGGCCGAGGAGATCGTGCGCCAGCTGCGGCTGCGCGACCTCGGCGGCATCGTCGTCATCGACTTCATCGACATGGTCCTGGAGTCCAACCGGGACCTGGTGCTGCGGCGCCTCCTGGAGTGCCTGGGCCGCGACCGTACGAAGCACCAGGTCGCCGAGGTCACCTCGCTGGGCCTGGTGCAGATGACCCGGAAGCGGGTCGGCCAGGGCCTGCTGGAGTCCTTCTCCGAGACCTGTGTCCACTGCAACGGGCGCGGCGTGATCGTGCACATGGACCAGCCGACCGCCGCGGGCGGTGGCGGCAAGCGCCGTAAGCGCGGGCGTGGCGGTGCCGAGCACGACCACGAGCTCGTGACCGAGGTCGCCGAGCCGGTGGAGTCGGCCGAGCTGGTCGAGGCCGAGGTGGCCGCCGAGGTCGCCGAGCCCGTGGCGCTGCCCGCGCCCGAGTACGAGCCGGACGAGGAGTTGTACAGCAGCGTCGCCGAGGCCGAGGCGGCAGTCGGACGTGGCCGTTCGCGCCGTCGTGCGACCCGGCGGGCGTCCGCGCCCTCGGGTGCGCCGAAGTCCCGCGAGGCCGTGGCCACCACCGTCTCCGAGGACCGTGCCCCGAAGTCGCGGGAGGCCGCCGAGGCGGAGCCCGTCGCGGTGGAGGATCCGGTCGTCGAGATGCCGGCCGCCGCGCCGAGCGCCGAGGACGCCGCGCCCCAGGGCCGTACGCGCCGTCGTGCGACCCGGAAGGTGTCCGCCCCGGCGGGCGCGCCGGCCGGGACGGCGGCTGACGAGGCCGTGGTGACGGTGACCGAGCCGGTCGCGGAGCCCGTGGTCGAGACGGTCGTGGAGCCGGTTGCCGAGCCCGTGGCCGAGCAGGCCGCGCAGCCCGAGGCGGTCGTCGCCGAGAGCGCCGCTCCGGCCCGTCCGCGTCGGCGTGCCGTGCGCAAGGCGACGGCGCCCACCGCGTCCGCGGAGGCGGCCGTGGTCGTGGTCCCGTCGGCTTCCGCCGTGGACGTGGCCGAGGCTCCGGTCGAGGAGTCCGCTCCGGTCGCCGAGGAGACCGAGGCCGAGGCGCCCGCCAAGAAGACGGCGGCGCGCAAGACGGCCAAGAAGGCCACGGCGAAGAAGGCCGCCACGAAGAAGACGGCGGCCGCCAAGAAGACGGTCGCGAAGAAGGTCACGGCCAAGAAGGCGGCGACGAAGAAGACGGCCGCGAAGAAGTCCACGGTGGCCGCCGAGCAGTCGTCGGCCACGGTCACCGCTTCGGCCGACGAGAGCTGA
- a CDS encoding TIGR03936 family radical SAM-associated protein, with amino-acid sequence MQRIRLRYTKRGRLRFTSHRDFQRAFERALRRAEVPMAYSAGFTPHPKVSYANAAPTGTGSEAEYLEIALTDARDPEKLRILLDESLPTGLDIVDAVEARTSGLADRLTASVWELRLDGVDPADAARAVEAFKAADLVEVQRRTKNGLRTFDARAAVVDLDSRDGRDASHGPDGSETPGPQPAASVGSTGAAGAAPLAGPTDQPCAILRLVVRHVTPAVRPDDVLSGLRAVADLAPPVPAAVTRLAQGLFDAATGTVTDPLAPDREAAPALSTAEPATAAKASAPVGPA; translated from the coding sequence GTGCAGCGCATCCGACTGCGCTACACCAAGCGCGGCCGCCTCCGGTTCACCAGCCACCGTGACTTCCAGCGCGCCTTCGAGCGTGCGCTGCGCCGTGCCGAGGTGCCGATGGCGTACTCGGCGGGGTTCACGCCGCATCCGAAGGTGTCGTACGCCAATGCCGCACCCACCGGCACGGGCAGTGAGGCGGAATACCTGGAGATCGCGCTCACCGACGCGCGCGACCCGGAGAAGCTCAGGATCCTGCTCGACGAGTCGCTGCCCACCGGGCTCGACATCGTCGACGCGGTCGAGGCCCGGACCTCCGGGCTCGCCGACCGGCTCACGGCCTCCGTGTGGGAGCTGCGCCTGGACGGCGTGGACCCCGCGGACGCCGCGCGCGCGGTCGAGGCCTTCAAGGCGGCGGACCTCGTCGAGGTCCAGCGCAGGACCAAGAACGGTCTGCGGACCTTCGACGCCCGGGCCGCCGTCGTCGACCTCGACAGCCGTGACGGACGTGACGCAAGCCACGGACCTGACGGTTCTGAGACGCCCGGTCCACAGCCCGCCGCAAGCGTCGGCTCCACCGGAGCGGCTGGCGCCGCGCCCCTTGCTGGGCCGACGGACCAGCCCTGTGCGATACTGCGGCTGGTTGTTCGGCACGTGACGCCTGCCGTTCGACCCGACGACGTCCTGTCCGGTCTCCGCGCCGTGGCCGACCTGGCGCCGCCGGTCCCCGCAGCGGTGACCAGGCTGGCGCAGGGGCTTTTCGATGCAGCGACCGGCACGGTGACCGACCCGCTCGCGCCCGACCGCGAGGCAGCGCCGGCCCTCTCAACGGCCGAACCCGCTACCGCCGCGAAGGCGTCGGCGCCGGTAGGCCCCGCGTAG
- a CDS encoding glycosyltransferase, producing MIVKNEARVIERCLASVRPLIDTWVISDTGSTDGTQDLVRKALDGIPGELHEETWVDFGHNRTRNIQHARGKADFLLTVDADHVLRQDAPLPRLTATSYMLRYDAPGTQHRFKHLMRGDRLWRYEGVTHEYPCTDGSDVQENLDAIVIEDHADGGCRGDKFERDARLLRRELERDPTNPRTVFYLANTERDLGHAREAIALYERRAAMGGWGEEVYCSLLEAGILRAEKEEDWPGAMDTFSRAWESRPTRLEACYELASRLRLRRRFHTAHALLVDVVDRPAPDDLLFTRPWVYRWGLLFEFSITAHWVGDHAAALGACDRLLAMRDLPERVRRQVEINREFSAPHAAGPNLSAVVRRPKSARTGKPARSARTSGRKR from the coding sequence ATGATCGTCAAGAACGAGGCGCGGGTCATCGAGCGCTGTCTCGCCTCCGTCCGGCCTCTGATCGACACCTGGGTCATCTCCGACACCGGCTCGACGGACGGGACGCAGGACCTGGTCCGCAAGGCGCTGGACGGCATCCCGGGCGAGCTGCACGAGGAGACCTGGGTCGACTTCGGGCACAACCGGACGCGGAACATCCAACACGCCCGGGGAAAGGCCGACTTCCTGCTCACCGTCGACGCCGACCACGTACTGCGCCAGGACGCGCCGCTGCCCCGGCTGACGGCCACCTCGTACATGCTGCGCTATGACGCCCCGGGCACCCAGCACCGCTTCAAGCACCTGATGCGGGGGGACCGGCTCTGGCGCTACGAAGGCGTCACCCACGAGTACCCGTGCACCGACGGATCCGACGTCCAGGAGAACCTGGACGCGATCGTCATCGAGGACCACGCCGACGGCGGCTGCCGCGGCGACAAGTTCGAGCGCGACGCACGTCTGCTCAGGCGGGAACTCGAACGCGACCCCACCAACCCCCGCACCGTCTTCTACCTGGCCAACACCGAACGCGACCTGGGCCACGCGCGCGAGGCGATCGCCCTGTACGAGCGACGTGCGGCGATGGGCGGCTGGGGTGAGGAGGTCTACTGCTCGCTCCTCGAAGCGGGGATCCTCAGAGCGGAGAAGGAGGAGGACTGGCCGGGAGCCATGGACACCTTCTCCCGGGCCTGGGAGTCGCGTCCCACCAGGCTCGAAGCCTGCTACGAGTTGGCCTCCCGTCTCCGTCTCCGACGCCGCTTTCACACCGCGCACGCCCTCCTCGTGGACGTCGTCGACCGGCCCGCGCCGGACGACCTGCTCTTCACCAGGCCCTGGGTCTATCGGTGGGGCCTGCTGTTCGAGTTCTCCATCACCGCGCACTGGGTGGGTGACCACGCCGCGGCCCTGGGGGCGTGCGACAGGCTGCTGGCCATGCGGGACCTGCCCGAGCGTGTCCGCCGCCAGGTCGAGATCAACCGGGAGTTCTCCGCCCCGCACGCCGCAGGACCGAACCTGTCCGCCGTGGTGCGCCGCCCCAAGTCCGCCCGGACCGGCAAGCCGGCCAGGTCCGCGCGGACTTCGGGACGCAAGCGGTAG
- a CDS encoding collagen-like protein, with translation MSPERRTISLIGPLARHRIAKVSTFASLALVVTAGLAGPAAAATRSVSEHATTTRAGGDGCPPSAEHDQQQHDGQAHNEQAGQQQGEQAAQQQAGQQQSEQQAGQEQGQYDGSSSYWYDEEDHNRTATLGDNGGHCEEGPSGPTGPPGETGATGATGDTGPRGDTGPQGDIGPQGDTGEVGPTGPAGPTGADGPVGPTGPAGADGDTGATGATGSTGATGPAGPCSDIDAVQDSKKLEFRVVLTDGRVFAGIRDLRGAVAHPFLWTDLTTHPNFPAGGRDSQDRPVGFACGVSVNTPANSHGYTHKETGKEHGQNTGQNQSQSQGTSQSPTQDAGQSHSQGTSQSTGQSQNQNQNTAQSQGQGQSQNQSQDTAKDYAQDSGEGYSKDTGQEQGSATGQAHATSTGTDHATNAGTGTGTGHGEGKGQYKGEHASADKGLVKFNVVTTVGQIWETTCVAVDTEPRATLNCDDAQGNPRPWLRVDLQPSDNITNGGAAVTPRVTNRR, from the coding sequence ATGAGTCCTGAGCGCAGGACGATCTCGCTGATAGGCCCGCTGGCCCGACACAGGATCGCCAAGGTCAGCACGTTTGCCTCACTCGCGCTGGTAGTGACAGCCGGACTGGCCGGCCCCGCCGCCGCGGCAACGCGAAGCGTGTCCGAGCACGCCACCACGACGAGGGCCGGGGGCGACGGCTGCCCTCCCTCCGCGGAGCACGACCAGCAGCAGCACGACGGGCAGGCCCACAACGAGCAGGCCGGACAGCAGCAGGGCGAGCAGGCCGCACAGCAGCAGGCCGGACAGCAGCAGAGCGAGCAGCAGGCCGGGCAGGAGCAGGGCCAGTACGACGGATCGTCGTCCTACTGGTACGACGAGGAGGACCACAACCGCACCGCGACCCTCGGTGACAACGGCGGCCACTGCGAGGAAGGTCCGAGCGGTCCGACCGGCCCGCCGGGAGAGACCGGCGCCACGGGCGCGACGGGTGACACCGGCCCCCGGGGTGACACCGGTCCCCAGGGCGACATCGGACCTCAGGGCGACACCGGCGAGGTCGGCCCCACAGGCCCGGCCGGGCCCACCGGAGCGGACGGTCCAGTCGGACCTACCGGACCCGCAGGAGCGGACGGAGACACGGGGGCCACCGGAGCCACTGGTTCGACCGGCGCCACGGGCCCCGCCGGCCCCTGCTCCGACATCGACGCGGTGCAGGATTCGAAGAAGCTCGAGTTCCGGGTCGTACTGACCGACGGACGGGTCTTCGCGGGCATCCGCGACCTGCGGGGCGCGGTCGCCCACCCGTTCCTGTGGACCGACCTCACCACCCACCCCAACTTCCCCGCTGGTGGCCGTGATTCACAGGACCGGCCCGTTGGCTTCGCCTGCGGCGTCTCCGTCAACACCCCCGCCAACAGCCATGGCTACACGCACAAGGAAACGGGCAAGGAGCACGGCCAGAACACGGGCCAGAACCAGAGCCAGAGCCAGGGCACGAGCCAGAGCCCGACCCAGGACGCCGGCCAGAGCCACAGCCAAGGCACGAGCCAGAGCACCGGCCAGAGCCAGAACCAGAACCAGAACACGGCCCAGAGCCAAGGCCAAGGCCAGAGCCAGAACCAGAGCCAGGACACCGCCAAGGACTACGCCCAGGATTCAGGCGAGGGCTACTCCAAGGACACCGGCCAGGAGCAGGGCTCGGCCACGGGCCAGGCCCACGCCACGAGCACCGGCACGGACCACGCCACGAACGCGGGCACGGGCACGGGCACGGGCCACGGTGAGGGCAAGGGTCAGTACAAGGGCGAGCACGCGAGTGCCGACAAGGGCCTCGTCAAGTTCAACGTCGTCACCACCGTGGGCCAGATCTGGGAGACCACCTGCGTGGCGGTCGACACGGAGCCTCGCGCCACCCTGAACTGCGACGACGCCCAGGGCAACCCGCGGCCCTGGCTCAGGGTCGATCTCCAGCCCTCGGACAACATCACCAACGGCGGCGCAGCCGTCACACCCCGCGTGACCAACCGGCGGTAG
- a CDS encoding RICIN domain-containing protein, with amino-acid sequence MAPVPNGAYMITRPGEQLLTMEGGSSEPKTPVVLLPPTGNPGEQEWQLEELSNGNCTIRNLRSGTYLSFDGDPEQNKPVVGFPEPREWALYQSAQPHTFHVVVPGGPVSGTELALDLSLLRIFPPRIALRPLDVSNQRQAWTFQFME; translated from the coding sequence TTGGCACCCGTACCGAACGGCGCCTACATGATCACCCGTCCCGGTGAGCAACTGCTCACGATGGAGGGTGGGTCGTCGGAGCCCAAGACGCCCGTTGTGCTGCTGCCGCCCACCGGCAACCCCGGTGAGCAGGAATGGCAGCTGGAAGAACTCAGCAACGGCAACTGCACGATCCGCAATCTCCGCAGCGGGACGTACCTGTCCTTCGACGGTGACCCGGAGCAGAACAAGCCGGTCGTTGGATTCCCCGAGCCCCGCGAGTGGGCGCTCTACCAGAGCGCGCAGCCGCACACCTTCCACGTCGTCGTTCCTGGAGGCCCCGTCAGCGGCACGGAGTTGGCCCTGGATCTCAGCCTGCTGCGGATCTTCCCGCCTCGCATCGCCCTGAGGCCCCTCGACGTCAGCAACCAGCGTCAGGCGTGGACCTTCCAGTTCATGGAGTAG
- a CDS encoding SMI1/KNR4 family protein, producing MDDAISGVMGLLREAFPAECRRRPLGWEALGAWESRHGVVLPEPYRTFVAEIANGTNEGPPEGGGLLPLGEKPISWVSWEADCWMSPEPFDGTAERLPGRPFPLEEEWQWEYDYYDHALHSSLLHRTYQDGSVLLGADGVGEYWTLEVAGPQRGRVWRLCDGCATPYTGSLAGQSEHGFAHWVKDWHAGSGWWSSE from the coding sequence ATGGATGACGCGATCTCGGGTGTGATGGGCCTGCTGCGTGAAGCCTTTCCGGCGGAGTGTCGCCGTCGTCCTCTGGGCTGGGAAGCGCTCGGGGCCTGGGAGAGCAGGCACGGCGTGGTGTTGCCGGAGCCGTATCGCACCTTTGTGGCCGAGATCGCGAACGGGACGAACGAAGGTCCGCCCGAGGGGGGTGGTTTGTTGCCCCTGGGAGAGAAGCCGATCAGCTGGGTGTCCTGGGAGGCGGACTGCTGGATGAGTCCGGAGCCGTTCGACGGCACCGCCGAACGCTTGCCCGGCCGGCCCTTCCCCCTGGAGGAGGAGTGGCAGTGGGAGTACGACTACTACGATCACGCGCTCCACTCGTCCCTGTTGCACCGGACGTACCAGGACGGTTCAGTGCTGCTGGGGGCCGACGGAGTAGGTGAGTATTGGACGTTGGAGGTGGCCGGGCCGCAGCGTGGGCGCGTGTGGCGGCTCTGTGACGGCTGCGCCACGCCTTACACCGGTTCTCTCGCTGGGCAGTCGGAACACGGCTTCGCGCACTGGGTGAAGGACTGGCACGCTGGAAGCGGTTGGTGGAGCTCCGAGTAG
- a CDS encoding S1 RNA-binding domain-containing protein, protein MGEATTDQAVMRFLAGLRVGDLCSGTVVAAARSEVSVMLDGFSARPLGVVVETLDFSWRRRQAEGAMDGQRITAEVIAVDLDRGRVRLSTAATEHAELWMFLRRLRRGAILTGVVAAIERFGVFVALDEGPDHPVFPGVGFITYPELSWRRFEAASEVVEVGQRVSCEFLQFDTWNGEARLSLRALQPDPFAVFAEGIAVGRTLRGRVTKLVPFGVFVEVADGVEGLVPLSELGVEPVSAPEGIVQIGDELSVIVTDIDRARRRLTLSTHGHN, encoded by the coding sequence ATGGGGGAGGCGACGACCGATCAGGCTGTCATGAGGTTTCTGGCAGGGCTCCGGGTCGGTGATCTGTGCTCGGGGACGGTCGTGGCGGCCGCTCGGTCCGAGGTGTCGGTGATGCTGGACGGCTTCTCGGCGCGCCCGCTCGGCGTGGTGGTGGAGACGCTGGACTTCTCGTGGCGTCGACGCCAGGCCGAAGGCGCGATGGACGGGCAACGAATCACCGCTGAGGTGATTGCCGTGGATCTGGACCGGGGTCGGGTTCGGCTTTCGACGGCGGCGACTGAGCACGCGGAGCTGTGGATGTTTCTCCGGCGGCTTCGGCGTGGTGCGATTTTGACCGGCGTGGTGGCGGCGATCGAGCGGTTCGGCGTGTTCGTGGCTCTGGACGAGGGCCCTGACCATCCGGTTTTTCCCGGCGTCGGCTTCATCACGTATCCAGAGCTGTCCTGGCGGCGCTTCGAGGCGGCGTCCGAGGTCGTCGAGGTCGGGCAACGCGTGTCGTGCGAGTTCTTGCAGTTCGACACGTGGAACGGGGAGGCGCGGCTGTCCCTGCGAGCGCTGCAACCAGATCCTTTCGCGGTGTTCGCCGAGGGCATCGCTGTCGGCCGGACACTGCGTGGGCGGGTGACGAAGCTGGTCCCGTTCGGCGTCTTCGTTGAGGTCGCGGACGGGGTCGAGGGTCTGGTCCCGCTGTCCGAGCTTGGTGTGGAGCCCGTGAGCGCTCCGGAAGGCATCGTGCAGATCGGCGACGAGCTCTCGGTCATCGTCACGGACATCGATCGAGCGCGACGCAGGCTGACCCTGTCGACACATGGCCACAACTGA